The Asterias rubens chromosome 14, eAstRub1.3, whole genome shotgun sequence DNA segment agctaattttgttttctcaaaaaaacaaatatactaACAGTAATTATGAGCAACTGTTGGAAATGTTGGAAAGTACCGTCAAAGTTTAAGCAGCACGCTACAAAATTAATATGGGAAGATTGGGGTTGCATTTCTTagaagaataataattttacaTTAAGAATTTAAAGTTTAACCAACTCAAAGTGTAGGATGAGAAAAATCAGGTATCACTCAATCTGTTTCTGACTTAAAATCAAGTAAGATTGCTTGTTTGTTACATACCATGAATTTACTTGTTCCACTTCTCTTCTCTAAAGCTGCCAGAGCATTTTTGAGCGGCGTGGGCGTTCTTGGCGTGGACTCTAACAGAGATCGTTTGGCATTATTCGGGGTTCGGAAATATCTGAAAAATAGAATATAAATCTTGAatgaaacatttataaaaacttaaataaaagTGGGTATTATTGAAGACAGATCTCTTGATGAATTACACTCAGTTCAAATAAGTTACAAATAAATcacaaatacaataaaacttaacATAAAACACACCAATATAAGATACATTAAAAAAGGGTAAACGGTACAATAGAACAGGAGTAGGCTTAAATAGAGAGTTAAAAAGTGAACCATGGACAGATAAAAAGGCACATACTGAAAAAAAGTACACTGTACATAAgtaataataacacagcatttgtTTAAGGCACACAAcacattatacatgtaaacaCATTTATTTATCACACAAGCTGGAGTGGAATACAGATTAATATAATAAGCACCTACCTACTGACTGGTGTACCAGTAGCGTACATATTGGGCGTGGTTTCATGTTGACCTTTGATGACCGGTGTGGAGGTCAACATCTGCTGGCATACATCAACTTGATCAGCTCCATCAATATTCAAGAACTGCATGAACAATATAATTCAGTTTGAATTaaatgtaacatttatttccatactgaTATCATTGCAAAAGACAGAACCATATGGACAACAATAAAGTAGTACAAAACAAGCAATGAGTAAACATGAGTAATACTGAAAATAAAGGTAATAGTGTAAGTTGTGAGTTAAGGAGGCTGTTCAaataagccgaggcttgtggggAACAGCCCTAgagacaaaatacaaaaacaataagcAGTGATAACATTACAACTAAAATGAACATGAGAGAACGTAAACATGTACCAGTAATGAGTTGCTTTAAACAAACATTCTTGATGTTGTCTTTGGCGTTTGAATGTTTGAAGACTTGTAAAGTAAGATACATACCCTTGATGGTGAGAATGGTAAGCTCTTGATGGGTGTGCCATTGGGTGTGGTCATAATACTACTCTCAAGAATACGCCTAGAGCGCTGAGATAGAAGTTAAGGATATAACAAAATCATACATTTATACAATGAATTCATTAGGGGACTAGTCTAGGTTAACAGAAGACTATTTTTACTCTGAATTATATGACCTAAACCTTTTACATAGTAAGTTATTACATAGTACCATGTCATGTTTTACACAGTACCATGTCATGTTTTACATagtaccatgtaatgttttacataGTACCATGTCATGTTTTACATAGTACCATGTCATGTTTTACACAGTACCATGTCATGTTTTACATagtaccatgtaatgttttacatagtaccatgtaatgttttacataGTACCATGTCATgttttacaagatgctgtggtaCGATATGCAGCCACCCAATCAAACCAGATAAACCGGGGCAAATCTCTTCTcctttcaataagtgcactgggttcttttacatgcattactcAACAAGGGGGACCatcagctttacgtcccatctgaaggacgaagcaaaaTGTTAAAGAAATAAGTGTTTTGCTAATGACTGGGACTCGACCCCACCATCTGCCGATCATAAATACCAGAACTccagtctggtgctcttaaacCGCTAGGCCGCGACATGCCACAATATCTTGAGTAAAAAGGATACAAGTCTAGGTCTACTCTTGCGCAAGATGGTAGGAGGCGTGCTGAACTTGGAGGTAACTGGTGACGTGATTGGAATCAGAGTCCCATAACTTCCTCTTGATAACTCGGATATAGCATGGCTGTCAAAATGGTAACCTGTAGgacaataacaataaacaaacaatattgagAAGGGGTGTGGGTAATTATTCAAAGATAAATCTCATTTCTgatggttctgagaagaacccgAGTTTAGATATAACAGGGTCTAAGAGTTTTTACTAATCTTCAAATGTTGCTTGAGAAAAAACAGTATCACTCAAATAAAACCTAGTAATCAGACTGTCTAAcaggttaaaaacaaattagggTAGTGTTTCATTAATTGCAGAAAGGAtcatttcttcttttctttcaacattttaGCAAACGAGTATGGTCACTTGCAAAATGTTGACAGTGAAATAAGTAGGTTTAAAATCTTGATTTACCTGTGCTGGCCTTGTGAACAGTTGGTGTAGCGTCATTTTCATCATTATTCAGCATCAAATCAAAATCTGTGTTAAGCTCCAAGAGACGAGTAGGATCCGTGAAATCAGGAATACCCCTAGAAAGGAAAGACAAACAACAAGTTTGAATTCACATTCTGGATGTATTCAATGATTAAATGAAGTAAATCATTAATTTGTTCAGTCATTCATAAGaataatggtttattttttaaaaacaaatttcccatGGCGGCCAAGAGTCGAAATACAGGAAGATTTACAGAGAAcacacaatttaaaaagaagaaaattggTTTAGGAGAGCAAATATTTACAAGATTAGTAAGTCTGAGAGTAAGAAGGAAAACACTAAGATTATTTAGGCAATTAGTTAAGATTAATTATTCAAGATTAAATGATAGCAGATGAATTCTACCTTAGTGGGGTCAAGACCTCTTCGTCACGAACCATCCAGTACATCAAGTTGTCTTCTGTATTCCTATTGGATATCGGACGTTGTGGGGACATCCAAAGGTTACTTCCTGCATTCTGATTGGCTAATGTGTTGCTATGGAGAGGTTGCAACACATGACTCAATCCATGAGACGATCCTTGGCTCTTCATCATATCTACAACAAACAGTTACCATGGTTACATATCACTGTATGgacatttcattttgttttgcaaagggcactttcattggaaaatctagAAGTATATGGgaaggaaacttttaaaggggcacctaGGCCATGATGAGGGCACCTAGGCCATGATGAGGGCACCTAGGCCATGATGAGGGCACATAGGCCATGATGAGGGCACCTAGGCCATGATGAGGGCACCTAGGCCATGATGAGGGCACCTAGGCCATGATGAGGGCAGCTAAGGCAATGGCCGTTCATGTAATTCCAGGCGAAAGATGATCaggaatgatgatgatgattagaAATGATGGTAACAAATGAAGATGCAGTGAGAGAAGCTTTACCTGAATCCGTCATGGATGAACTAGCAGAGTCTGGATACACCAAAGTAATCTGGAAGTTCagaaacataaataaacaaataaattatcttcATAATACAATGGCTCAGCACATTAACGTCATGGCACGCCTTAATATTGCAGTGGAGACACAATaaaaacaggcatgatatttggttgcAGGTAATTAGAAGGGTAAAGATAAATGATCAAAGATGATCTTACCTGATTGCTCAACGGATGTTGCTTAACAGGTGTGTATGGATTCTGAGTCTCTACTTTCCTCTTCATTGTGGAGTTCCAGTGATTCTTGATAGCATTATCCGTTCTGGTATCAACAAAATAAtcttatattaataaataattataataaaaattattatgcgcacatatccaccccaAGGGATGCTCAAGGAGCCTTACAGCCTAATAAGGGAACTGTCTTCATTATCATCAAGCTTTACAGTAGACGAAAACAAAGGATTGATTGTGGGAACAGGAATGCTTTCGGGGCAGCCATGACGAATGAGCTATCCCAAGCCTTCTATCTAGTTCTAGGAACAGAAAGCCGggtctgatcagctgatgagAGGAGTCAGTGCCTGTATCCTTCAGGAGTATTAGAGTTGTGGAAATGTAcaaccacggcttgggctccggcttcGCACGCTGCGTTCGCGGCTCGATCTTTAAGATCTGATGGAGTCTGTTTGGTTTACCTTCCTGGAAGCTGCTTAGCGATCTCTGCCCAGCGGTTCCCAAGACGTTTATGAGCATCATAAATGATCCTATCCTCATCTTGTGTCCAGGCACTCTTCTTAATGTCAGGATTAAGATGATTGTGCCACCTTCAAAGGTaagaaacaaatcaaagttgTAGTATTTAATATTGAGGAAACTAAAGATTCAGAGACAAAATTCTTTGGAACTTTTGTGTAGTTTCTTGGCAAGGAAAGACAACAAAGGTTCTCATAATGAGCTTTAGgattcaatgttgttttgagagAAAGTATGAGCAGGCGCTGACTGAGGGTGCGTTCTGACATGGTACTTAAGTTGGtataactcatggttcaactcgatcgagtttaactcagtgtgtctgaacagatctaaagttagtccgaattgagttcaacccacaaaagataaaccgtccagggagggggtttatctttagaccgcttcggtgtttatcttttaacactgtgtgtggacagaataaaaaagaccagatccggtttaactcacaacaggcgacccattgaccttcgtaatcattacgtaaacacacggtgaccaatgaacaggacaataaacaggatgttagagtaacggggtcgcgttttctttgacctcttaaaaccaaagataaaccggatcgggtttaactcagtgctgtctgaacgcaaagggGTTTTATATTTACGATCACCCCCTGCTGTTCGTAAAAGTTtaaccggttcgggtctaacttagtacgctgtctgaacataccctatgATTCACAGAACCTCAGCTGTATAAGCTGTAATGGTCCTCTTTGAAGGCTCTAATTTGCCTCATTGAGCCGCATATAATGACACACAATGGTGGAAGCCTGTCCATTCTTGTTATGTCACATACATGTGTACAACAAAAGGACACAGCCAGAAAGAACAAAGGTGTGAAATCCAGGATTAGGCAATTACCCCCAATGGGGTTGAGGCATTGTTATTGTTGATTGCTGGAAttcatgtacaggcatgtatgcttctttttggaaagggcatgggcaccaagacattttctcctcggtaaagggcaccctatgatgaaattgtacatttctactggagcattacaagggcagcaaggcaatgatcagggggtaAAGAGGCAATCAACTTTTTTGCCTCGGTGACATGTAGACTTATTTGGTTTAATCTCAATATTTCTTGACCTACCTTTCTCGACATTGCTTCCCACTACGGCCGATGAGAAATTTGGATATTAGTGACCAGCGTTTTGGTCCATACTGCTTGACGAGTTGAGTCACTTTATCATCCTCCTGTTATAAAATGTACAACAGttgttatcaaaataaaaaagacaccctcataataattgaataataataatttataaagtgCCATGTATCAACAAAATTGCTCAAAGGCGCTGTACATAAAAAAGAAGAATACTAGATGCATTATTAAAACCTAAACAAATGCTTAAAAGATGAGACATTATTACAAATTAAACCAGGCAAAACTTCAAGAACTTTAAGAAGCTTACCTCCTTAGTCCACGGTCCTTTCACAAGATCTGGATTTAGAGCTTTCTGCCAACGATGATAACACTGCATCTCAGAACGATCAGGAAAGAAACTAGCGATATATTTCCAGTCTTCAGACCCGTACTTGTCTATGGTTTGACGTAAAGTCTCATCCTGTGAAGCAAAATTCAAGAATGATTAACTTTTAGAGCAACAgatatacaaaaaatagttaatgacctgatGTTTGAACCCTAACagtctttcttaaaggctaaatgacaacgcaacaaacaagtaacataagcagtgaagtggaaatacattcagaaaaaagcaaggggtaaacaatgaatagggagaCAAAAGTGAGTGGagggaaggggctggtttgtggtttgaccacaagaagatTCAAACACAAAGGACAGTATCAAGGGTGGGAAGAGGGATAACAAGTAATTAATTAGTAAATGAGGCAGGCTaaaactaagcttgggcggttccttcggttacccggttctacccggttccaaattgaaaaccggaccggcgattccactcttctgtggaaccgggtacccgcttttgtcggtcCCAATtataaaaggctctgtggagccgatcctgcgaCGAACCGGCTATAGAAATGATTATCAACTATCACGgtggctgcatacacagtgcacagcccctcaaatgcataggcatctatacatgtatatctcatgcatatacatgtacatgtacagagtccaaagtccaaatagacagcacgttgtgattggctgccgatatatccatattcataaaagcttgccccatgcacaaaacacacagtactgtatgcatgtacaggcatgtacacttgtatgtacagagatgacacactgcatgcactacggacgtactgcactatggacgtactgcactacggacgtactgcactacggacgtactgctacaCAACGGGCGTACTGCCagctaaatcaaagacttgtttaaatgcagggagaataggtgctcggtggcacgatgtctgattgacttggggtgggtattctggtattttcgttaaaaatagatcggctccaattgtgtgtgtgtgagctcgggaccgatgtctgattaacttggttattttcagttaaaatagatcggctcaattgtgtgtgtgtgagctcgggacgggcggcttatgttttatattgaattggaaccaggtatgtctcagaaccgagctttttttcggaaccggaaccgagccccaaatttctggaacccCCCAAGCTTAGCTAAAACGGGGATCTATCTGTAGGGAAAAGGAGAAGGCACAAACAAAGGGTTATTTGTAATTTCCTtctatgtttgttgtgttgtcattttagcctTTAAGAAGGACTCTGCTACAGTTGAAACCTAGGCCATTTACAACTTGTTTGAATTTATGTagtaggtccttttggttggtatgcAGTTTTCAACAGCTAATTTAttttttctcagattgaaataaaaacataaatcaaCCTGTTTATAATTTGTACAATTGAACTGA contains these protein-coding regions:
- the LOC117299326 gene encoding myb-related protein A-like; its protein translation is MQEILYKMNGVKFYSSSYDSDSSDEDGTDQEYDSFSQNDPNGKKLINRGRWSKDEDETLRQTIDKYGSEDWKYIASFFPDRSEMQCYHRWQKALNPDLVKGPWTKEEDDKVTQLVKQYGPKRWSLISKFLIGRSGKQCRERWHNHLNPDIKKSAWTQDEDRIIYDAHKRLGNRWAEIAKQLPGRTDNAIKNHWNSTMKRKVETQNPYTPVKQHPLSNQITLVYPDSASSSMTDSDMMKSQGSSHGLSHVLQPLHSNTLANQNAGSNLWMSPQRPISNRNTEDNLMYWMVRDEEVLTPLRGIPDFTDPTRLLELNTDFDLMLNNDENDATPTVHKASTGYHFDSHAISELSRGSYGTLIPITSPVTSKFSTPPTILRKSRPRLRSRRILESSIMTTPNGTPIKSLPFSPSRFLNIDGADQVDVCQQMLTSTPVIKGQHETTPNMYATGTPVSRYFRTPNNAKRSLLESTPRTPTPLKNALAALEKRSGTSKFMPCTPGQLEDISEIIKQDIGSWSSMKRVSVRVSVTDSPNKRVRKSLTEEMASETDLSSSHFADDEQSHSLLSDSLLMSPPMSSMTSTSGTAFNNAFLLPATSPVKMTSKLSKNRSKHSLHETPFKPPMLDKEWEKIVCGKSEDQIFMTEAARKILRSCRPRSLNL